A portion of the Gossypium arboreum isolate Shixiya-1 chromosome 8, ASM2569848v2, whole genome shotgun sequence genome contains these proteins:
- the LOC108467404 gene encoding probable beta-1,4-xylosyltransferase IRX9H, with amino-acid sequence MASIRRTLSPVPRPGTPVTGEAERSVPSPLSKSTMPQTGGLLSSLIGLSDSQALVFGVFSPRTTRPVDRPNLKHKGQVWRRALFHFFICFLLGFVIGLTSFVSVGFSYMNLISEQQAFAFEVEPTFASFHMHDGSERNVTSMADDTEVENNVTLNPHALVQRQGMIEGNLDNALTNQSLPQDINLGSRKLLIVITPTHARPHQAYYLNRLAYTLKLVQPPLLWIVVEMTSQSEETANILRKSGIMYRHLVCKKNLTDIKDRNVHQRNVALSHIETHRLDGIVYFADEYNVYSIDLFQQMRHIRQFGTWTVAKQTQDNDRVTLEGPVCNGTKVIGWHLNELSKRYRRFHAEMPGFAFNSTILWDPRRWHRPTLEQIRQLETVKDGFQASSIIEQVVEDESQMEGLPQNCSRIMVWEVNIESNSFYPQKWLMKNNLDVIAPLA; translated from the exons ATGGCATCAATTAGAAGAACACTGTCTCCGGTGCCTCGACCGGGGACTCCGGTTACAGGGGAGGCTGAACGTTCAGTTCCTTCTCCTCTGTCGAAGTCGACAATGCCGCAGACTGGTGGCTTGTTATCTTCTCTTATAGGTTTATCAGATTCTCAAGCATTGGTGTTCGGTGTTTTTTCGCCGAGAACTACTAGGCCTGTTGATAGGCCGAATCTGAAACACAAAGGACAAGTATGGAGGAGGGctctttttcatttcttcattTGTTTCCTACTCGGTTTTGTTATCGGATTGACATCATTCGTTTCCGTAGGCTTTTCTTATATGAACCTCATTTCAGAGCAACAAGCATTTGCTTTCGAGGTAGAACCGACTTTTGCAAGTTTCCATATGCATGATGGTTCAGAAAGGAATGTGACATCAATGGCGGATGACACTGAGGTTGAAAACAATGTCACATTGAATCCACATGCATTGGTGCAAAGACAGGGAATGATTGAAGGGAATTTAGATAATGCCCTGACTAATCAATCACTTCCTCAAGATATAAATCTGGGATCCCGGAAGCTTTTGATTGTTATAACTCCAACACATGCTCGACCGCATCAAGCCTATTATCTAAACCGCTTGGCATACACATTAAAGCTAGTTCAACCTCCATTATTGTGGATAGTTGTGGAGATGACCTCACAGTCCGAGGAAACAGCCAATATCCTAAGAAAGAGTGGCATTATGTATAGGCATCTTGTTTGCAAAAAGAATCTGACCGATATAAAAGACAGAAATGTTCATCAAAGAAATGTGGCATTATCTCACATTGAAACTCATCGACTTGATGGAATTGTCTACTTTGCCGATGAGTATAATGTCTATTCAATCGATCTCTTCCAGCAAATGAGGCATATTAG GCAGTTCGGGACATGGACCGTGGCCAAACAAACACAGGACAACGATAGAGTTACACTGGAAGGCCCTGTTTGTAATGGAACTAAAGTCATTGGATGGCACCTAAATGAACTAAGCAAGAGATACAGAAGATTCCATGCTGAAATGCCGGGGTTTGCCTTCAATAGTACCATACTCTGGGATCCAAGACGATGGCATCGACCCACTCTTGAACAGATTAGACAACTCGAGACAGTCAAAGATGGCTTCCAA GCAAGCTCAATTATTGAACAAGTCGTGGAAGATGAAAGCCAGATGGAAGGCTTACCGCAGAACTGCTCGAGAATCATGGTTTGGGAGGTTAATATCGAATCTAATTCCTTCTATCCCCAAAAATGGTTGATGAAGAATAACTTAGATGTTATTGCTCCGCTTGCATGA
- the LOC108467403 gene encoding protein NRT1/ PTR FAMILY 1.2-like: METPTDEHGKLSEPFLTSSPSKGGFRTLPFILAMEAFERVAIVGITTNMIVYLTEEFGMETATAANVIFVWSAATGFTPIIGAFIADSYMGKYPMIGIGTIIGFLGMILLWSTAMIPQARPYCDQFNTICEAPAIPQLVLLYFSLGLISIGAGGIRSPFMAFGVDQLDERNNSHSFFNWCYVTLMFSSLIAVTLIVYIQDNMGWKMGLGVPVMLMFLSAFSFFLASSFYIKLKPKASLLTGLAQVIVASFKNRHIELPSHATNEVYYVREGSMLQVPSEKLRFLNKACMIKNPQEDLTSKGNASNPWSLCTIDQVEDLKALIRVMPLCSAGIILSVTVNQGSLMVIQAGTMDRHVTSNFEIPAASFSLFMMISVVVWIAFYDQIALPLASKIKGKPVRLSLKQRMGIGLLCSCASMVASAFVECTRRKIATEEGFSDEPQAVVHMSALWVLPFYVLAGLSEAFNAIALIEFCYSNLPKTMSTIAANVSGLGGFTGNLVASLITSMVDNVTKKGGESWVSSNMNKGHYDYYYCLLAGLSMLNFVYFLVCCKAHGPCHGDNENEAENSGLGDHESIDDC, encoded by the exons ATGGAAACGCCTACAGATGAACACGGCAAGCTCAGTGAACCTTTCCTTACATCCTCTCCATCAAAGGGTGGTTTCAGAACTCTACCTTTCATCTTAG CAATGGAGGCCTTTGAAAGGGTGGCTATCGTTGGGATAACTACGAATATGATAGTGTATTTGACGGAAGAATTCGGCATGGAAACCGCAACAGCAGCCAATGTGATATTCGTTTGGTCAGCTGCCACCGGTTTCACACCCATCATTGGTGCTTTTATTGCGGATTCTTATATGGGAAAGTACCCTATGATCGGAATCGGAACCATTATTGGTTTTCTG GGGATGATTCTATTATGGTCAACAGCTATGATTCCACAAGCAAGGCCATACTGCGACCAATTCAACACCATCTGTGAAGCCCCAGCAATACCCCAACTTGTACTCTTATATTTTTCACTAGGCCTAATCTCTATCGGAGCTGGTGGCATAAGATCGCCATTCATGGCCTTCGGTGTAGATCAGTTGGATGAGAGAAACAACTCGCACAGTTTCTTCAATTGGTGCTATGTTACACTCATGTTTTCATCTCTAATCGCTGTAACTTTGATTGTTTATATTCAAGATAACATGGGGTGGAAAATGGGTTTGGGGGTACCTGTAATGCTGATGTTCCTTTCAGCTTTTTCGTTCTTCTTAGCATCTTCATTTTACATCAAGTTGAAGCCTAAGGCAAGCTTGCTCACTGGTTTGGCTCAAGTTATAGTGGCTTCTTTCAAAAATAGGCACATTGAGTTACCCTCCCATGCCACAAATGAAGTTTATTATGTCAGAGAGGGATCGATGCTTCAAGTGCCAAGTGAAAAACTAAG GTTTCTGAATAAAGCTTGCATGATAAAAAATCCTCAAGAGGACTTAACCTCGAAGGGAAATGCTTCAAACCCATGGAGTCTTTGTACAATAGATCAAGTAGAGGATCTAAAAGCATTGATCAGAGTAATGCCGCTTTGCTCCGCAGGAATTATACTGTCCGTAACCGTTAATCAAGGCTCATTGATGGTAATTCAAGCAGGAACCATGGACAGACATGTAACTTCAAACTTTGAAATTCCAGCAGCTTCATTCAGCTTGTTTATGATGATCTCTGTGGTTGTATGGATCGCATTCTATGACCAGATAGCTCTTCCTTTAGCTTCAAAGATTAAAGGAAAACCGGTTCGTCTCAGTTTAAAACAAAGAATGGGGATTGGTCTTCTTTGCTCTTGTGCATCCATGGTAGCCTCAGCATTTGTAGAGTGTACTCGGCGGAAAATCGCGACGGAAGAAGGATTTTCTGATGAACCGCAAGCCGTTGTGCATATGTCTGCACTATGGGTACTGCCATTTTATGTCCTAGCTGGCTTGTCTGAGGCTTTCAATGCAATTGCACTGATTGAATTCTGTTACTCCAATTTACCGAAAACCATGTCAACCATTGCGGCCAATGTTAGTGGATTGGGAGGCTTCACTGGGAACCTGGTGGCCAGTTTAATAACAAGCATGGTTGACAATGTTACTAAAAAAGGAGGGGAAAGCTGGGTTTCGAGTAATATGAATAAAGGGCATTATGATTACTATTATTGCCTTCTTGCTGGCTTGAGCATGCTTAATTTTGTGTACTTTCTGGTTTGCTGCAAAGCTCACGGTCCTTGTCATGGAGATAACGAAAACGAGGCCGAGAACTCAGGATTAGGAGATCATGAGAGTATAGATGATTGTTAA